One Nostoc sp. CENA543 genomic window, TGCAAACCGCTAATCACTTTCAGGACACGGCGGTTAGTAAATGCACTTTGTAGTGTAGAAGGCATTGCCATAGTTGTAATCTTGAAGCTACGAAAATAACGTCCATTTTACCCCCACTTTCATGATGACTGGACTATATTCTGAGGAAAATTTCCGTGAAAAATTGATCAAATTATGAATGTGCTGGAGTATGAGCGTAGACGTAGCCTTTCATAGATATGGCTTCAGTACAAAAATGGTTATATAAGATACAACTTATCCGTCTGATACTTAGCTAATACCAATTCACAATTCGCAATTCGCAATTCGCAATTAAAAAACTTAGATGTAGCAAGGATTTTAGGGTTTACATCTGTATCAGATTTTTCGTGAAATGGTATAAGAGGAATAATTCAGAAGTTAACTCCGCACCTTTTTAGCAGTTTTTAACACAAAAAAGCAATTTTCAGGAGAATTTATTTAGTAGTTTTGTACCCATGATATGGGACTCGTATTAGATTTCTGCGAAACTAGGTACACTTTTATTTCTTCTTCCCTGTTCCCTCTCTATCGCGCTTGCGCTTCTCTGCGAGACGCTTTGCGGACGCGCACCACGCAAACAATTTCACCGAATCAAAGCGGATTCCTATATATATCAATAACAAGTGCAATAAAGCAGATGAGTATTTTATTTTTAGACAATCTTTTCTTAACCCAAATTACTAATAAATACCTAAACTATTTTCAGTAATCTCACAGAAGTTTTTAATAAGTTACAGATTTAATATTTAGTTTGTATGACAAAAATATATTAGGTTTGTATAAAATCACAGCGATGAAACGACGTGTTTTAATCGGGTATTCATTTCTATTTATTGCAGGATGTACAGCAACTACAAATGCTAATAATAATAGTTCATCACAACTATCAAAATTACCAAAAAATCTGAAATTTGCAGTCACAGATGTATCAGGAATTGATGAATTGAAAAGAGATTTCGGAGAATTTAGTACAGTTTTAGAAGAGATATTAAATACCGAAATTGAATTATTTCCTGTAGAAAACCCAATCGCAGCAGCACCGGCATTGTTATCGGGAAATTTAGATATTGCATTTGCCGGGCCTTCAGAGTACCTAATTTTACATTCTAGAGCTAAGGCAATTCCTATAATTGGTGTGAGACGTAAAGATTACCATACTATTTTTGTAGTGCGTGCAGATAGCAATATTCAAACTTTAGCTCAGTTAAAAGGCAAAACAATTGCCATGCGAAAAATTGGCTCAACATCTGGACATATCGCACCTACTAGTTTATTGATAGATGCAGGATTAAATCCAAAAACTGATTACAAAACATTAATGCTTGATAATAAAGGAGGAAAAGCCTTAAAAGCAGGTGAAGTAGATGCTTGGACTATATCATCTGACCGATATAAAAATGTTTTAGAATCAGAAGGTTTATCAGAAAAAGATTTCAAGATCATTTTAAAAGGCCCGGAACTTCCAAGCGATGTATTTGTTGCCAGTAATCAATTAGCAAATGACGTGATTGAAACTTTGCGATCGCAGATGCTCAAAAATCAAGAGCGACTCATTCAAAGTATGCTCAAAGCTCAAGCTAATCGCAAGTATGTAGATAGTCAAATGGTTATAGCAAACGATGCTGATTATCAGACAATTCGGGAAGTTTATCAAAAAATCGGACAAGACAGCTTTATTAAATAATGTCTATCTAAATTCATGATTAAACGTCGCTCCATTACATTAATAAATCAACTTTTAACTAGTCTGACTAGTTTGACACATAACTGGAGCATTACTAAGAAAATTGGCTATAGTTACACCTTTGTAATCGGTACTACGTTAATTGGCACAATCAGTGGCTCATTAATTGCTTATTATTACGAAATATCTGCTTATAAACAGCTTAATTTAGCTTATCAAAAACAATATCTTTTAAAAAATTTAGAAAATAATGTAAACAGAGCCAGAATTCATCCCCAAAGGCTTATTCTTGTACTAGATGATTCTGTGTGGTTAGAGTTTGAAAAAAATAGATTTATCTCAGATATTCAAGATATCAATCAGCAGCTAAATGAAATAGATACTTTTGTCAAAAATCATTCTCATGATTTAGCATTAAATTATCAAACTTTTCAAAAACTATTAACAGTATATCGGCAAAACACATCACTGTATAATCAAAATATTCAATTATTATGGAAAGAGATTGCATCTCAAGACTCTAATGATTTACCTTTAAACAAGCTATTGCTATTTATCAAGCATCAAGAAAGTATTGATATTAATGTCAAACTTGAACAGACATCAGATGAACTGCTCCAAATGATTATTCAGGCAGAAAGGCAACAGCAGCAAGCAAATACTAGTTTTAAAGATGCCAGAAAATTAAGATTAAAATTAATCAGTATTAGTATGTTATTGTCTACTGCGATCGCTGCAATTATTGCCATAATAACTAGTAAATTAATTGCTCGTCCGTTACAAACAGTAACTAGCATTGCTAGAAAGATTACACAAGAATCGAACCTTGAACTAAGAGCTAATATTAATACCCACGATGAAGTAGGGACACTTGCGAGTTCTTTAAATCAATTAGTGGAATGGGTTGGTGATTATACTGAAGCACTGGAAATTGCACGCCAAACTTTAGAATACAGAGTAGAAGAACGCACCAAAGAACTGCAAGAAGCCCACCAAACCTTAGAGAAAAGAGTAGAAGAACGTACTGAGGAGTTACGAATAACATTAAAAGAATTGCAAGAAACCCAAGGACAATTAATTCAAACCGAAAAAATGTCCTCTCTTGGACAAATGGTTGCAGGTATTGCCCACGAAATCAATAATCCTGTCAATTTTATTTATGCTAACGTCGAATGTGCAGATAATTATATTAAAGATTTACTACACTTGCTTGAATTATATCAAGAATATTATCCTCACCCAGACCAGATTATCTCAGAAACAATAGCAGAAATTGATCTAGACTTTATTCATCAAGATTTATTAAATATACTGTCTTCGATGAAAGTAGGCGCGCAACGTATTCGAGAAATTGTCTTATCTTTGCGTAACTTTTCCCGTCTCGATGAAGCTGATATGAAAGAAGTAGACATACATGAAGGAATTGATAATACTCTCTTAATTCTCAATCATCGTTTCAAATCAGATATTGAAGTCATTAAAAATTATGGTCAATTACCTTTATTAGAGTGTTATCCAGCCCAACTTAACCAGGTATTTATGAATATCATTAATAATGCTGTGGATGCAGTCTTAGATTATCCAGAACAGATTAAAAAACAGATAGTTATCTCTACCCATCACCTCGAAAATAATTATATTCAAGTTGAAATTCAAGATAACGGCTCAGGCATTCCTCCAGAAAATATCAAAAAATTATTCGATCCCTTTTTTACAACTAAACCTGTTGGCAAAGGTACAGGTTTAGGTTTAAGTATTTGTTACCAAATTATTGAAAAACATCAAGGTAAAATAGAGGTGTTTTCCACACCCAAACAATGTAGTAAATTCGTTATTCGTCTGCCGTTACATACGAAAAGAGTTACAATTGAAAATGCCCAACCTGATCAAGAGCTTAGTTCTGTTTTGTTTAACAAACGAGCTATCCAGTGATGATTTACAACTCTTAGTTAATATTTATTTAATTTTCTTAAAAACTGATGACAATCTATTTTTATACTGTCCGTGAGGAATATGGCTGTTTCTCTAACTTCTCTCCCCACGGGTTTATGTTAGATGATTTGTACTGGTATACAAGTGAGCATTATTTTCAAGCCCAAAAATTTTTAGAGACATTTCACATAGAACAAATTCGTCAAGCACCAACCGCGAAAGCAGCAGCAGAAATGGGAAGAGATAGAAAACGTCCTTTGCGTTCTGATTGGGAGCGAATCAAAGATGATGTTATGCACAAAGCCGTCTTGCAAAAGTTCACAACCCATGCAGATATTAGAGAAATTCTGCTGTCTACAGGTGATGAGGAAATAGTAGAAAATTCGCCGATTGACTACTATTGGGGTTGTGGTGTTGATGGTAGTGGTAGAAATATGCTAGGGGTAATTTTAATGGAAGTCAGAAAGCAACTACGCTCATAGAGAAAACATCAACAGAAACAATGACTGTGAATTGATATTTTTGATGTTATATCTGATTACAGAAAAGACTGAATGTCAGTAAAATATTATTTAATTTTTAGCATTAACAAGAACATCTCAGTATAGCGGGTTAATTTTTAACCTTATCTCAAGGTACTGTCTAGCACAGTGCCAAGTATATTCTTATAAAATAGCTTATGAGTCGTCTTTTATAGGAGTAGAGAAATGATGCCGACAATGGCTCTAGAGAAAAGGTATTGTAAGTGGTTCTGGGATGAATCACTAGGAGGCGATTTTGATACTTGGGGTACTAGTACCTATTTCATAGAATTAACTCTAGTAGGTAATGATTTGTGTGCTACCAGACAGATAGAAGTTTATGAAAATGGCAACGTCTTATTTTATGATGAAGACCATCTGGCTGATAATTACGGAATGTTGTGTGATAAACCCCTAGACAATAAAGATTTACAGGAATTTGGCATTACTAAAGCCGAGTTTGAACAGATTTGGAATACAAAAACACCAATGAATAGATGAAACTATCTCAATTTTAGCTGGTGACTTTAGCTGTATCGCTCACCAGCCAGCATCAAATTCAACTGCGTTAAATCAACAGAATCTGCTGCCAAAATAAGCTAATTCGCCTCATTACATAGCTTTTTACGCGCACCAAGTTTTTGTCAAAATTCCATAATAATTCCTCTATGACTCAGCTATTTCCAAATAAGTGATACCAATTTGACTAATAACTGCGACCAATAGACTGCTTAAAACCTTACTAGTGAAGCATTCCCCAATCAAAAATCCTAAATTGAAAATCCAAAGTGGTATGAGATAAGTATTTTTGTTTTGGGAACACTATAAGTATCACCACAGCTAGCAGGAATTGGTCAATGTCACAAGGTGAACATCATAACAACAGTAAAAATACGATCCCTGTGGAAGTTGCAAAATATATGAAACAAGTCAGACGCAACACTATTACCCATGAGTTTGACCAGGGATTACCAGAAGAACTGCTACTGACTCAAGAGAGTGACGACCAATTATCAGCTGCATCTTCCCTTCTCAGACAAGGAATCAAACAGCAAAAAGCAGGAGATGTCATCGCCGCTATCCAATCTTTCCGGCAATCTCTGGAAATGTTTCAACTAGCTGGCGATGTCCCACAACAAGAGCAAGTCTTATCTTTACTGGCATTAGTGACTTACACTTCCGGCGATTATAAAAGTGCAGTTACCTATTCTCAACAATGTCTAGCTTTAAAAAATACCTCAGACCCAGCAGTGCGAATGCAAGTGCTTTCTCATTTAGGGAATGCTTATCGTCATCTCAACAACTACAGCAAAGCGGTTGAATTTCTAGAAGAGTGTTTGAAATTAACCAAGCAGCTACAAGACAAACGCAGTCAAGTTGCAGCATTGAATAATTTGGGATTAGTTTATAAAGCTTCAGGGAACTTTCTTAAGGCCATCGAGTATCAAGAACAAAGCTTAGAAATTGTTCAGGAATTGCAGGATAACTGGGGGATAGAACAAGTCCTGAAGAATATAGGTAATGCTTGGTATGCTTTAGACAACTACCCAAAAGCGATCGCCTACTACGAAAAATGTGTCAAAATCGCTATTTCTTTGAATAATCCCCGCAGTGCAGCTCAGGTACTCAAAAATCTGGGAAATGCTTGTTATGCCGTAGGAGATTATGCCAAAGCAATTAAATATTACGAAAAACGTTTACAGTTAGCTAGACATCTCAAAGACCAGCGCAGCGAAGAACAGTCCCTTGCTAGCTTAGGTGTGGCTTGTGAAGCTTTAGGCGACCACGGTCGCGCCATCACATACTATGAAGCCCGCTTATTACTTGGTAGAACCTTAAAAGATCGTCGCATAGAAGAACAAGCACTTGCTAGTTTAAAAATCGCT contains:
- the phnD gene encoding phosphate/phosphite/phosphonate ABC transporter substrate-binding protein yields the protein MKRRVLIGYSFLFIAGCTATTNANNNSSSQLSKLPKNLKFAVTDVSGIDELKRDFGEFSTVLEEILNTEIELFPVENPIAAAPALLSGNLDIAFAGPSEYLILHSRAKAIPIIGVRRKDYHTIFVVRADSNIQTLAQLKGKTIAMRKIGSTSGHIAPTSLLIDAGLNPKTDYKTLMLDNKGGKALKAGEVDAWTISSDRYKNVLESEGLSEKDFKIILKGPELPSDVFVASNQLANDVIETLRSQMLKNQERLIQSMLKAQANRKYVDSQMVIANDADYQTIREVYQKIGQDSFIK
- a CDS encoding ATP-binding protein; amino-acid sequence: MIKRRSITLINQLLTSLTSLTHNWSITKKIGYSYTFVIGTTLIGTISGSLIAYYYEISAYKQLNLAYQKQYLLKNLENNVNRARIHPQRLILVLDDSVWLEFEKNRFISDIQDINQQLNEIDTFVKNHSHDLALNYQTFQKLLTVYRQNTSLYNQNIQLLWKEIASQDSNDLPLNKLLLFIKHQESIDINVKLEQTSDELLQMIIQAERQQQQANTSFKDARKLRLKLISISMLLSTAIAAIIAIITSKLIARPLQTVTSIARKITQESNLELRANINTHDEVGTLASSLNQLVEWVGDYTEALEIARQTLEYRVEERTKELQEAHQTLEKRVEERTEELRITLKELQETQGQLIQTEKMSSLGQMVAGIAHEINNPVNFIYANVECADNYIKDLLHLLELYQEYYPHPDQIISETIAEIDLDFIHQDLLNILSSMKVGAQRIREIVLSLRNFSRLDEADMKEVDIHEGIDNTLLILNHRFKSDIEVIKNYGQLPLLECYPAQLNQVFMNIINNAVDAVLDYPEQIKKQIVISTHHLENNYIQVEIQDNGSGIPPENIKKLFDPFFTTKPVGKGTGLGLSICYQIIEKHQGKIEVFSTPKQCSKFVIRLPLHTKRVTIENAQPDQELSSVLFNKRAIQ
- a CDS encoding NADAR family protein encodes the protein MTIYFYTVREEYGCFSNFSPHGFMLDDLYWYTSEHYFQAQKFLETFHIEQIRQAPTAKAAAEMGRDRKRPLRSDWERIKDDVMHKAVLQKFTTHADIREILLSTGDEEIVENSPIDYYWGCGVDGSGRNMLGVILMEVRKQLRS
- a CDS encoding tetratricopeptide repeat protein, producing the protein MSQGEHHNNSKNTIPVEVAKYMKQVRRNTITHEFDQGLPEELLLTQESDDQLSAASSLLRQGIKQQKAGDVIAAIQSFRQSLEMFQLAGDVPQQEQVLSLLALVTYTSGDYKSAVTYSQQCLALKNTSDPAVRMQVLSHLGNAYRHLNNYSKAVEFLEECLKLTKQLQDKRSQVAALNNLGLVYKASGNFLKAIEYQEQSLEIVQELQDNWGIEQVLKNIGNAWYALDNYPKAIAYYEKCVKIAISLNNPRSAAQVLKNLGNACYAVGDYAKAIKYYEKRLQLARHLKDQRSEEQSLASLGVACEALGDHGRAITYYEARLLLGRTLKDRRIEEQALASLKIACYALGDYAKAMQYQQGTSTNPGV